The genomic stretch tcatcCCAGCTCTCCCAGTACTGGTCTTCTTCGACTCGTTTTCGCTCGTCCAAGGTGGTTGTCTCGAGGAAGGGGGGGTCGAGGAAGCTGTCGGGCGGGAGCATTCGCGGGGCAGTGCTGGATGGTCGTGTGTCGGTATCCAAAGTCTCGGAAGTAGTGAATATCTCGGGGGGCCAAGAGAGCACCGGCGGCCAAGGAGTGGATAGGAGCGTCTCCCCACTAATAACCTTAGTTAGCCATGCTAAATTCTCATCGTGGCGAGTATAAAAAGATGTAGATATTTGACTTACCCGTTCCATCCAGAATCCACCACTGCGATCCATCGTCTGGAAAAAGTCGTTGTACTCCTTGCTGCGGAACCAGCTGAGCTTTGCGATTTCAAAGTTGGACCAGAAATGGCACATGTTGTATTTTTCGCCCTCCATAGCCTCGGGGTCGATGGgttcttggctgcttggcttgggTTCATCGGGCAGGGCATTGGGGTCGTCATGCTGTTCCTTTGGCTCCTGAGGTTCCACAAACATTTCCCACAGGCCCTGTGACGTCAGGTTGTTGTTTCGCTTGTACGCCGAGGCATAACGGAAGATGTTGGGGACGGTCTCGCGAAGCTCCTTTACAGCAATGGTAAAGCCGTACGTCTTGTTATTCTCAATCATCTTTAGGAATGGATCACTGGTGACCTTGTCAGCAACAATATCTTGGTAACGACACATGCATAAGCCCAATGGGTGACCTACTAGGTAATATCGCAGAAGTAGGTGATTTCGGGCTCCACGCGCCAGTACCATTCGTACTTGAGCAGAAGAGGGTGGTTGTAGAAGAAGCTAAATCGCAAAGGGTCAGTCAAACCGCGCGTTGACTTTGCACGTTGGCCGAGTTGCTCACCCAGAGTAGAAACGACACATGAAGTGGTAGCTCTCCATGCCACCGTACATGACTGCAGCATCGCCTTGCTTGGCAATGCCCTCCTTGGCAACTTTCTCGTCAATCCAGTCCGGGAAGCCCCAGGTGCCTGGCTCGACCTTGCCAAACTCGACAGCTCCCGATGTGTAGTTTCGCACAGTTTCCTTAAACGTGTCGTCGAATTCGGCGTCGTTGAGGAAGACGTAAGGGTAGTGGTACCATCGGTTGAAGTGTCGCTCGACAGACTTGATGGACTGGATAACGCCATCAATCTCCTTGTTCCTGGCCAACACAACAAAGGCAGCGTTGGCTCGCGGTTGT from Trichoderma atroviride chromosome 3, complete sequence encodes the following:
- a CDS encoding uncharacterized protein (TransMembrane:1 (i47-71o)~CAZy:GT15); this encodes MDIFRRKGSAGPSHGLPTSDEKRPKNKGLVSRLAFFQRPLRLRGNSAVSIPLGVVLVFPVLVVVLILVLFVRHPSSPGRILMPAGSPPAIRKISEKHDKVFVTGCLEPDTSQPRANAAFVVLARNKEIDGVIQSIKSVERHFNRWYHYPYVFLNDAEFDDTFKETVRNYTSGAVEFGKVEPGTWGFPDWIDEKVAKEGIAKQGDAAVMYGGMESYHFMCRFYSGFFYNHPLLLKYEWYWRVEPEITYFCDITYDPFLKMIENNKTYGFTIAVKELRETVPNIFRYASAYKRNNNLTSQGLWEMFVEPQEPKEQHDDPNALPDEPKPSSQEPIDPEAMEGEKYNMCHFWSNFEIAKLSWFRSKEYNDFFQTMDRSGGFWMERWGDAPIHSLAAGALLAPRDIHYFRDFGYRHTTIQHCPANAPARQLPRPPLPRDNHLGRAKTSRRRPVLGELG